The proteins below come from a single Drosophila teissieri strain GT53w chromosome 3L, Prin_Dtei_1.1, whole genome shotgun sequence genomic window:
- the LOC122617274 gene encoding uncharacterized protein LOC122617274 isoform X3, with product MYGGFQRNHNSCCCQKMHPCNSERNKAMLGKGYKLGGSVGTALQEGIRKSGQEAPRTPKIGVTFPCKFSKPKGQEAQCKDNSTRNLLTDFKGKPLLTKVGSISKSLARQGIQTQKSNPNFEQDQKALVKIKPKRRRGKKTPKRSTAGNIEQPFDDDGICMKNLFGSQLFPGNSNYQILKALVPEGRLQKDSKLERPLNFSMRPALPPADLESINSSSKAITFPKKKGLRRGRKTFPCETSTQTIEEECDPVLCCLEQIRNQLASKTPESQEKNVSRCFAEKSTNVGSIQNERNEAGVETLNQSSPNEAIDPGKDDDKSENLKPSDPQKATSLGSFKKSSPRNSSNVLPQPKSKTNNMEKKSTSSKTQSKSNMKSYEALKESKKKEETNLNPEEGDLKKPKDEETVFVNVPKPILKPYICMCRLPRVIPKFTRVMMPRSVCQPHFMNGCRMPRWQSQHRCQCIHTQGNQNLIPSKTASMKDKQVQLQKKSNHSNSMSCLSHCENAILTGQRSIMKRESGQPNQRFADRTQNKNICFRECVSTYSQSTEIELPANKCPQYHCNESYASSRTDTDCDYVDRSSNSDFRSSNSVKSNSSDNTSVVSGSNRSYTVTSTNFSERESHFEGLNSESPKDSSPEMNLNINSNESLASSRKTSRTSSLRSNSKTNKSSEQNEVNPFKNKSQELPQNQTGNKRKRRLRKRISSGGETFPEDSIDCGHDEFSEEAEAHTPNTSKNSFSKALKQCQETSDHLISERNTRKASLQQNNEQKADSSKELICSRNSNQRNNFESYPKTLIQSGNRNRGVSFKQRSQSAPECWILQFPQRKPANRSEKSHLYSPENCRGSQSCPENVLVLQDETCESDSDDYELVRCNDFSTENETLNANCGQCETPDYSINASIINQLRKEESSISPTQSQRTFILVDSQQPNDLNISQQDQEREKPPMVQVPFRMSGTEELGIFQPKQWREMGLKFTMPNGNQFQMAPANTNHVALPTNRPKRTKNANSNSSVGQMDSVYVPDSSPPTRTNTEEPSIERRNRNLQNINQTGNSDSLSSAYPSSRRNISSENRSKAPRKTSYVELRGIQKNDSNNSNSERFISVSNQHSEQLNVYNENQFRQDESGNRYRQSDYRSDQSQLYNHQFETGIHNSEAGASGYSEIPSIPTVLTWTDPAPNSQLVAFHNSNATERSTDVETLQTVTLMQPRKLRSCESAGIRNQANSNENTVLIETRTPCNRENLLQTCGRPPCNSCPHHYTGLPPSHHQGFIKPPDHMLQPQISVSAPQNVPPFDEEFLIDPRDQWMTNKSPASAPTMQQSYLMKEPYQPKPRSLHHFQESVHHPQSSFQPRNPGHYPQLKENIRMLPDGFYDRTVNKYNIARMDSNFQPPEFPLESQFLHPTFRQQVCPYGNQCHPPQMMASVPDPNRRYIPPQNQYPAEMQNQLSMFWTQENLNSDYYDQSEYQI from the exons ATGTACGGCGGTTTTCAGAGGAATCACAACTCATGCTGCTGTCAAAAAATGCATCCTTGCAATTCTGAAAGAAATAAAGCCATGCTGGGAAAAGGATATAAGTTGGGTGGATCAGTTGGAACGGCTTTACAAGAGGGTATCCGGAAGTCTGGGCAAGAAGCCCCAAGAACCCCAAAGATTGGTGTCACTTTTCCATGTAAATTTAGCAAGCCAAAAGGCCAAGAAGCTCAGTGCAAAGATAACTCTACCCGAAATCTATTAACTG ATTTCAAAGGAAAACCCTTATTAACTAAAGTTGGATCCATAAGTAAATCCTTGGCAAGGCAAGGAATCCAAACTCAGAAGTCAAATCCAAATTTTGAACAGGATCAAAAAGCTCTCGTTAAGATCAAACCCAAACGTAGAAGAGGTAAAAAGACACCTAAGAGGTCAACAGCTGGAAATATTGAACAACCCTTTGATGACGATGGTATATG CATGAAGAATCTATTTGGTTCCCAGCTATTTCCAGGCAATAGCAACTATCAGATCCTTAAAGCCCTTGTCCCAGAAGGAAGGTTACAGAAGGATAGTAAGCTAGAGCGGCCTTTAAACTTCTCAATGCGTCCAGCTCTTCCACCTGCAGATTTGGAATCTATCAATTCATCCAGCAAAGCAATAACATTCCCAAAGAAAAAGGGACTTAGACGTGGAAGAAAAACATTTCCCTGCGAAACATCTACGCAAACAATCGAAGAAGAATGCGATCCTGTTTTGTGCTGTCTTGAACAAATCAGAAATCAACTGGCCAGCAAAACTCCTGAAAGTCAAGAAAAAAACGTATCACGCTGTTTTGCCGAGAAATCTACAAATGTAGGGAGTATTCAGAACGAAAGAAATGAAGCTGGTGTGGAAACATTAAACCAGTCATCTCCAAATGAAGCCATTGATCCAGGAAAAGATGATGATAAAAGTGAGAATTTAAAGCCCTCTGATCCCCAAAAAGCAACATCATTGGGAAGTTTCAAGAAAAGTTCACCAAGGAATTCTTCAAACGTATTACCGCAGCCTAAATCAAAGACCAACAATATGGAAAAGAAAAGTACGTCATCCAAAACTCAGTCAAAATCTAACATGAAATCTTATGAAGCTCTAAAAgagtcaaaaaaaaaagaggaaactaatttaaatCCTGAGGAGGGGGACTTGAAGAAACCAAAGGATGAAGAAACGGTTTTCGTAAATGTCCCTAAACCTATTCTAAAAccatatatttgtatgtgcaGGCTTCCAAGGGTTATTCCAAAATTTACAAGAGTTATGATGCCCAGATCAGTGTGCCAGCCTCATTTTATGAATGGATGTCGAATGCCGAGATGGCAAAGTCAACATCGTTGCCAGTGTATCCACACACAAGGAAACCAAAACCTAATACCTTCTAAAACTGCATCTATGAAGGATAAACAAGTGCAATTGCAAAAAAAGAGCAACCATAGTAATTCAATGTCTTGTTTAAGTCATTGTGAAAACGCAATATTAACGGGCCAACGGTCTATTATGAAACGAGAATCTGGACAGCCCAATCAAAGATTCGCAGATAGAACCCAAAATAAGAACATTTGCTTTAGGGAATGCGTATCCACTTACAGCCAATCAACTGAAATCGAATTACCTGCAAATAAATGTCCCCAGTATCATTGTAATGAATCCTATGCTTCCAGCAGAACCGATACGGATTGTGACTATGTGGATAGATCCTCAAATAGCGACTTTAGATCCTCAAACAGCGTGAAAAGTAATAGTTCTGATAATACCTCTGTTGTGAGTGGATCAAATAGAAGCTATACTGTAACAAGTACTAATTTCAGTGAAAGGGAAAGTCATTTTGAAGGATTAAATAGTGAAAGCCCAAAGGATTCTTCTCCAGAAATGAACTTAAATATCAACAGCAACGAATCCCTTGCATCATCTAGAAAAACATCTCGTACGAGTTCACTTAGGAgtaattcaaaaacaaataaatcttCCGAACAAAACGAAGTTAATccattcaaaaataaaagtcaaGAATTGCCACAAAATCAAACTGGAAATAAACGGAAACGGCGACTTAGGAAACGTATAAGTTCTGGGGGCGAAACTTTTCCAGAGGACTCCATAGATTGTGGTCATGATGAATTCTCTGAGGAGGCTGAAGCACACACTCCAAACACATccaaaaacagtttttcaaAAGCTTTGAAACAATGTCAAGAAACTTCAGACCATTTAATTTCTGAAAGAAACACCCGAAAAGCAAGTTTGCAGCAAAACAATGAACAAAAAGCTGACAGTTCAAAGGAATTAATCTGCAGTAGAAACTCGAATCAAAGAAATAACTTCGAGTCTTATCCAAAAACTTTAATTCAAAGTGGCAATAGAAATCGAGGAGTATCTTTCAAGCAGCGCTCACAATCAGCACCAGAATGCTGGATACTTCAGTTCCCCCAAAGGAAACCAGCAAATAGATCGGAAAAATCACACCTTTACTCACCGGAAAATTGCCGAGGAAGTCAGAGTTGTCCAGAAAACGTACTTGTACTCCAGGACGAAACTTGCGAAAGCGATTCAGATGACTACGAACTCGTCAGATGCAATGATTTCTCAACAGAAAATGAGACCTTAAATGCGAACTGTGGTCAATGCGAAACTCCGGACTACAGCATAAATGCAAGTATTATAAATCAGCTTAGGAAGGAGGAAAGCTCGATTAGTCCCACACAAAGCCAAAGAACCTTTATCCTTGTTGACAGTCAACAACCGAACGATCTTAACATTTCACAACAGGACCAGGAAAG GGAAAAACCACCAATGGTGCAAGTGCCTTTTCGAATGAGCGGCACGGAAGAATTGGGCATTTTCCAACCAAAACAATG GAGAGAGATGGGTCTAAAATTCACAATGCCTAATGGCAACCAATTCCAAATGGCTCCTGCAAATACAAATCACGTTGCACTACCAACCAATAGACCCAAAAGGACCAAgaatgcaaattcaaattcttCTGTTGGTCAGATGGACAGTGTATACGTTCCAGATTCTTCTCCACCTACAAGGACGAATACCGAAGAGCCATCCATTGAAAGGAGAAATAGGAATCTGCAGAATATAAATCAAACAGGCAATTCAGATTCTTTGAGCAGCGCTTATCCTTCTTCACGACGTAATATATCCTCAGAAAATAGGTCTAAAGCCCCAAGAAAGACATCTTACGTAGAACTCAGAGGTATTCAAAAGAATGATTCAAACAATTCGAATAGCGAAAGATTTATTTCGGTTAGCAACCAACATTCTGAGCAACTAAATGTGTATAACGAAAATCAATTCCGACAAGATGAATCCGGAAATCGCTATAGGCAATCAGATTACAGAAGTGACCAAAGTCAACTATATAATCATCAGTTTGAAACAGGGATACATAACTCAGAAGCTGGAGCTTCTGGCTATTCTGAAATCCCATCAATACCTACTGTCTTAACTTGGACAGATCCAGCTCCGAATTCCCAATTAGTAGCTTTCCACAATTCAAATGCCACCGAGAGATCGACTGACGTGGAAACACTGCAAACGGTGACTCTGATGCAACCACGAAAACTTCGAAGTTGCGAAAGTGCTGGAATCAGAAACCAGGCTAATAGCAATGAGAACACCGTTCTCATTGAGACTAGAACTCCCTGCAACAGAGAGAATCTTCTCCAGACCTGTGGACGACCGCCCTGCAACTCTTGTCCTCACCATTACACGGGTCTTCCTCCAAGTCACCATCAAGGATTTATCAAGCCTCCGGATCATATGCTACAGCCGCAGATCTCTGTGAGTGCACCACAAAATGTCCCTCCTTTCGATGAAGAATTCCTTATAGATCCACGAGATCAGTGGATGACCAATAAATCACCAGCTTCCGCACCAACCATGCAGCAATCTTATCTAATGAAGGAACCATATCAGCCCAAACCTAGATCCCTCCATCACTTTCAGGAATCGGTACATCATCCACAAAGTTCCTTTCAGCCCAGAAACCCTGGCCACTATCCACAACTGAAAGAGAACATTAGAATGCTTCCAGATGGATTCTATGATCGCACCGTAAACAAGTATAACATAGCACGAATGGATTCCAACTTTCAGCCACCGGAATTTCCACTAGAGTCGCAATTTCTTCACCCCACTTTTAGACAGCAAGTTTGTCCATATGGCAATCAATGTCATCCGCCACAGATGATGGCATCCGTTCCAGATCCTAACCGGCGTTATATTCCACCACAGAACCAATACCCAGCTGAGATGCAAAATCAACTCTCGATGTTCTGGACAcaggaaaatttaaattcggATTACTATGATCAGTCGGAATATCAAATTTAA
- the LOC122617274 gene encoding uncharacterized protein LOC122617274 isoform X1, with protein MYGGFQRNHNSCCCQKMHPCNSERNKAMLGKGYKLGGSVGTALQEGIRKSGQEAPRTPKIGVTFPCKFSKPKGQEAQCKDNSTRNLLTDFKGKPLLTKVGSISKSLARQGIQTQKSNPNFEQDQKALVKIKPKRRRGKKTPKRSTAGNIEQPFDDDGIWFECNVPFRVNIPFPISMKNLFGSQLFPGNSNYQILKALVPEGRLQKDSKLERPLNFSMRPALPPADLESINSSSKAITFPKKKGLRRGRKTFPCETSTQTIEEECDPVLCCLEQIRNQLASKTPESQEKNVSRCFAEKSTNVGSIQNERNEAGVETLNQSSPNEAIDPGKDDDKSENLKPSDPQKATSLGSFKKSSPRNSSNVLPQPKSKTNNMEKKSTSSKTQSKSNMKSYEALKESKKKEETNLNPEEGDLKKPKDEETVFVNVPKPILKPYICMCRLPRVIPKFTRVMMPRSVCQPHFMNGCRMPRWQSQHRCQCIHTQGNQNLIPSKTASMKDKQVQLQKKSNHSNSMSCLSHCENAILTGQRSIMKRESGQPNQRFADRTQNKNICFRECVSTYSQSTEIELPANKCPQYHCNESYASSRTDTDCDYVDRSSNSDFRSSNSVKSNSSDNTSVVSGSNRSYTVTSTNFSERESHFEGLNSESPKDSSPEMNLNINSNESLASSRKTSRTSSLRSNSKTNKSSEQNEVNPFKNKSQELPQNQTGNKRKRRLRKRISSGGETFPEDSIDCGHDEFSEEAEAHTPNTSKNSFSKALKQCQETSDHLISERNTRKASLQQNNEQKADSSKELICSRNSNQRNNFESYPKTLIQSGNRNRGVSFKQRSQSAPECWILQFPQRKPANRSEKSHLYSPENCRGSQSCPENVLVLQDETCESDSDDYELVRCNDFSTENETLNANCGQCETPDYSINASIINQLRKEESSISPTQSQRTFILVDSQQPNDLNISQQDQEREKPPMVQVPFRMSGTEELGIFQPKQWREMGLKFTMPNGNQFQMAPANTNHVALPTNRPKRTKNANSNSSVGQMDSVYVPDSSPPTRTNTEEPSIERRNRNLQNINQTGNSDSLSSAYPSSRRNISSENRSKAPRKTSYVELRGIQKNDSNNSNSERFISVSNQHSEQLNVYNENQFRQDESGNRYRQSDYRSDQSQLYNHQFETGIHNSEAGASGYSEIPSIPTVLTWTDPAPNSQLVAFHNSNATERSTDVETLQTVTLMQPRKLRSCESAGIRNQANSNENTVLIETRTPCNRENLLQTCGRPPCNSCPHHYTGLPPSHHQGFIKPPDHMLQPQISVSAPQNVPPFDEEFLIDPRDQWMTNKSPASAPTMQQSYLMKEPYQPKPRSLHHFQESVHHPQSSFQPRNPGHYPQLKENIRMLPDGFYDRTVNKYNIARMDSNFQPPEFPLESQFLHPTFRQQVCPYGNQCHPPQMMASVPDPNRRYIPPQNQYPAEMQNQLSMFWTQENLNSDYYDQSEYQI; from the exons ATGTACGGCGGTTTTCAGAGGAATCACAACTCATGCTGCTGTCAAAAAATGCATCCTTGCAATTCTGAAAGAAATAAAGCCATGCTGGGAAAAGGATATAAGTTGGGTGGATCAGTTGGAACGGCTTTACAAGAGGGTATCCGGAAGTCTGGGCAAGAAGCCCCAAGAACCCCAAAGATTGGTGTCACTTTTCCATGTAAATTTAGCAAGCCAAAAGGCCAAGAAGCTCAGTGCAAAGATAACTCTACCCGAAATCTATTAACTG ATTTCAAAGGAAAACCCTTATTAACTAAAGTTGGATCCATAAGTAAATCCTTGGCAAGGCAAGGAATCCAAACTCAGAAGTCAAATCCAAATTTTGAACAGGATCAAAAAGCTCTCGTTAAGATCAAACCCAAACGTAGAAGAGGTAAAAAGACACCTAAGAGGTCAACAGCTGGAAATATTGAACAACCCTTTGATGACGATGGTATATG GTTTGAATGCAATGTGCCCTTTCGAGTAAATATTCCCTTTCCTATTAGCATGAAGAATCTATTTGGTTCCCAGCTATTTCCAGGCAATAGCAACTATCAGATCCTTAAAGCCCTTGTCCCAGAAGGAAGGTTACAGAAGGATAGTAAGCTAGAGCGGCCTTTAAACTTCTCAATGCGTCCAGCTCTTCCACCTGCAGATTTGGAATCTATCAATTCATCCAGCAAAGCAATAACATTCCCAAAGAAAAAGGGACTTAGACGTGGAAGAAAAACATTTCCCTGCGAAACATCTACGCAAACAATCGAAGAAGAATGCGATCCTGTTTTGTGCTGTCTTGAACAAATCAGAAATCAACTGGCCAGCAAAACTCCTGAAAGTCAAGAAAAAAACGTATCACGCTGTTTTGCCGAGAAATCTACAAATGTAGGGAGTATTCAGAACGAAAGAAATGAAGCTGGTGTGGAAACATTAAACCAGTCATCTCCAAATGAAGCCATTGATCCAGGAAAAGATGATGATAAAAGTGAGAATTTAAAGCCCTCTGATCCCCAAAAAGCAACATCATTGGGAAGTTTCAAGAAAAGTTCACCAAGGAATTCTTCAAACGTATTACCGCAGCCTAAATCAAAGACCAACAATATGGAAAAGAAAAGTACGTCATCCAAAACTCAGTCAAAATCTAACATGAAATCTTATGAAGCTCTAAAAgagtcaaaaaaaaaagaggaaactaatttaaatCCTGAGGAGGGGGACTTGAAGAAACCAAAGGATGAAGAAACGGTTTTCGTAAATGTCCCTAAACCTATTCTAAAAccatatatttgtatgtgcaGGCTTCCAAGGGTTATTCCAAAATTTACAAGAGTTATGATGCCCAGATCAGTGTGCCAGCCTCATTTTATGAATGGATGTCGAATGCCGAGATGGCAAAGTCAACATCGTTGCCAGTGTATCCACACACAAGGAAACCAAAACCTAATACCTTCTAAAACTGCATCTATGAAGGATAAACAAGTGCAATTGCAAAAAAAGAGCAACCATAGTAATTCAATGTCTTGTTTAAGTCATTGTGAAAACGCAATATTAACGGGCCAACGGTCTATTATGAAACGAGAATCTGGACAGCCCAATCAAAGATTCGCAGATAGAACCCAAAATAAGAACATTTGCTTTAGGGAATGCGTATCCACTTACAGCCAATCAACTGAAATCGAATTACCTGCAAATAAATGTCCCCAGTATCATTGTAATGAATCCTATGCTTCCAGCAGAACCGATACGGATTGTGACTATGTGGATAGATCCTCAAATAGCGACTTTAGATCCTCAAACAGCGTGAAAAGTAATAGTTCTGATAATACCTCTGTTGTGAGTGGATCAAATAGAAGCTATACTGTAACAAGTACTAATTTCAGTGAAAGGGAAAGTCATTTTGAAGGATTAAATAGTGAAAGCCCAAAGGATTCTTCTCCAGAAATGAACTTAAATATCAACAGCAACGAATCCCTTGCATCATCTAGAAAAACATCTCGTACGAGTTCACTTAGGAgtaattcaaaaacaaataaatcttCCGAACAAAACGAAGTTAATccattcaaaaataaaagtcaaGAATTGCCACAAAATCAAACTGGAAATAAACGGAAACGGCGACTTAGGAAACGTATAAGTTCTGGGGGCGAAACTTTTCCAGAGGACTCCATAGATTGTGGTCATGATGAATTCTCTGAGGAGGCTGAAGCACACACTCCAAACACATccaaaaacagtttttcaaAAGCTTTGAAACAATGTCAAGAAACTTCAGACCATTTAATTTCTGAAAGAAACACCCGAAAAGCAAGTTTGCAGCAAAACAATGAACAAAAAGCTGACAGTTCAAAGGAATTAATCTGCAGTAGAAACTCGAATCAAAGAAATAACTTCGAGTCTTATCCAAAAACTTTAATTCAAAGTGGCAATAGAAATCGAGGAGTATCTTTCAAGCAGCGCTCACAATCAGCACCAGAATGCTGGATACTTCAGTTCCCCCAAAGGAAACCAGCAAATAGATCGGAAAAATCACACCTTTACTCACCGGAAAATTGCCGAGGAAGTCAGAGTTGTCCAGAAAACGTACTTGTACTCCAGGACGAAACTTGCGAAAGCGATTCAGATGACTACGAACTCGTCAGATGCAATGATTTCTCAACAGAAAATGAGACCTTAAATGCGAACTGTGGTCAATGCGAAACTCCGGACTACAGCATAAATGCAAGTATTATAAATCAGCTTAGGAAGGAGGAAAGCTCGATTAGTCCCACACAAAGCCAAAGAACCTTTATCCTTGTTGACAGTCAACAACCGAACGATCTTAACATTTCACAACAGGACCAGGAAAG GGAAAAACCACCAATGGTGCAAGTGCCTTTTCGAATGAGCGGCACGGAAGAATTGGGCATTTTCCAACCAAAACAATG GAGAGAGATGGGTCTAAAATTCACAATGCCTAATGGCAACCAATTCCAAATGGCTCCTGCAAATACAAATCACGTTGCACTACCAACCAATAGACCCAAAAGGACCAAgaatgcaaattcaaattcttCTGTTGGTCAGATGGACAGTGTATACGTTCCAGATTCTTCTCCACCTACAAGGACGAATACCGAAGAGCCATCCATTGAAAGGAGAAATAGGAATCTGCAGAATATAAATCAAACAGGCAATTCAGATTCTTTGAGCAGCGCTTATCCTTCTTCACGACGTAATATATCCTCAGAAAATAGGTCTAAAGCCCCAAGAAAGACATCTTACGTAGAACTCAGAGGTATTCAAAAGAATGATTCAAACAATTCGAATAGCGAAAGATTTATTTCGGTTAGCAACCAACATTCTGAGCAACTAAATGTGTATAACGAAAATCAATTCCGACAAGATGAATCCGGAAATCGCTATAGGCAATCAGATTACAGAAGTGACCAAAGTCAACTATATAATCATCAGTTTGAAACAGGGATACATAACTCAGAAGCTGGAGCTTCTGGCTATTCTGAAATCCCATCAATACCTACTGTCTTAACTTGGACAGATCCAGCTCCGAATTCCCAATTAGTAGCTTTCCACAATTCAAATGCCACCGAGAGATCGACTGACGTGGAAACACTGCAAACGGTGACTCTGATGCAACCACGAAAACTTCGAAGTTGCGAAAGTGCTGGAATCAGAAACCAGGCTAATAGCAATGAGAACACCGTTCTCATTGAGACTAGAACTCCCTGCAACAGAGAGAATCTTCTCCAGACCTGTGGACGACCGCCCTGCAACTCTTGTCCTCACCATTACACGGGTCTTCCTCCAAGTCACCATCAAGGATTTATCAAGCCTCCGGATCATATGCTACAGCCGCAGATCTCTGTGAGTGCACCACAAAATGTCCCTCCTTTCGATGAAGAATTCCTTATAGATCCACGAGATCAGTGGATGACCAATAAATCACCAGCTTCCGCACCAACCATGCAGCAATCTTATCTAATGAAGGAACCATATCAGCCCAAACCTAGATCCCTCCATCACTTTCAGGAATCGGTACATCATCCACAAAGTTCCTTTCAGCCCAGAAACCCTGGCCACTATCCACAACTGAAAGAGAACATTAGAATGCTTCCAGATGGATTCTATGATCGCACCGTAAACAAGTATAACATAGCACGAATGGATTCCAACTTTCAGCCACCGGAATTTCCACTAGAGTCGCAATTTCTTCACCCCACTTTTAGACAGCAAGTTTGTCCATATGGCAATCAATGTCATCCGCCACAGATGATGGCATCCGTTCCAGATCCTAACCGGCGTTATATTCCACCACAGAACCAATACCCAGCTGAGATGCAAAATCAACTCTCGATGTTCTGGACAcaggaaaatttaaattcggATTACTATGATCAGTCGGAATATCAAATTTAA